One Streptomyces mobaraensis NBRC 13819 = DSM 40847 DNA segment encodes these proteins:
- the ppdK gene encoding pyruvate, phosphate dikinase, producing MPVSEDQQKFVYDFTEGNKDLKDLLGGKGANLAEMTNLGLPVPPGFTITTEACKVYLAEGQEPPAMRDEVTAHLDALEARMGKKLGQADDPLLVSVRSGAKFSMPGMMDTVLNIGLSDESVAGLAAQAGDERFAWDSYRRLIQMFGKTVLGVDGDLFEEALEEAKDAKGVSTDVELDADDLRALVERFKGIVAERTGREFPQDPREQMDLAIRAVFDSWNGDRAKLYRRQERIPGDLGTAVNICSMVFGNLGPDSGTGVAFTRDPASGHQGVYGDYLQNAQGEDVVAGIRNTMPLAELERIDKTSYDQLMQIMETLETHYRDLCDIEFTIERGKLWMLQTRVGKRTAGAAFRIATQLVDQGLISEAEALQRVTGNQLAQLMFPRFDEKAKTEFLGRGIAASPGAAVGKAVFDSYTAVKWSRSGEKVILIRRETNPDDLDGMIAAEGILTSRGGKTSHAAVVARGMGKTCVCGAEELEVDTKRRRMTAPGGIVIEEGDVVSIDGSSGKVYLGEVPVVPSPVVEYFEGRMHAGADDADGLVQAVHRMMAYADRMRRLRVRANADNAEDAARARRFGAQGIGLCRTEHMFLGERRELVERLILADTETERDEALGALLPLQKADFVELFEAMDGLPVTVRLLDPPLHEFLPDITELSVRVALAEARQEAHENELRLLQAVHKLHEQNPMLGLRGVRLGLVIPGLFAMQVRAIAEAAAERRNAKGDPRAEIMIPLVGTVQELEIVREEAERVIADVEAATGTSLKLTLGTMIELPRAALTAGQIAEAAEFFSFGTNDLTQTVWGFSRDDVEASFFTAYLEKGIFGVSPFETIDKDGVGSLVRAAAEAGRATRPDLKLGVCGEHGGDPESVHFFHEVGLDYVSCSPFRIPVARLEAGRAAALTGAVSDSR from the coding sequence GTGCCGGTATCCGAAGATCAGCAGAAGTTCGTCTACGACTTCACCGAGGGCAACAAGGACCTCAAGGATCTGCTCGGCGGCAAGGGTGCCAACCTCGCCGAGATGACCAACCTCGGCCTTCCGGTGCCGCCCGGGTTCACCATCACCACCGAGGCGTGCAAGGTCTACCTGGCCGAGGGTCAGGAGCCGCCGGCGATGCGGGACGAGGTGACGGCGCACCTCGACGCGCTGGAGGCCCGGATGGGCAAGAAGCTCGGGCAGGCCGACGACCCGCTGCTGGTCTCCGTCCGCTCCGGCGCCAAGTTCTCGATGCCGGGCATGATGGACACCGTCCTCAACATCGGGCTCTCCGACGAGTCCGTGGCGGGCCTCGCGGCGCAGGCCGGTGACGAGCGGTTCGCGTGGGACTCGTACCGCCGCCTCATCCAGATGTTCGGCAAGACCGTGCTGGGCGTCGACGGCGACCTCTTCGAGGAGGCGCTGGAGGAGGCCAAGGACGCGAAGGGCGTCTCGACCGACGTCGAGCTGGACGCCGACGACCTCCGCGCCCTCGTCGAGCGGTTCAAGGGCATCGTCGCCGAGCGGACCGGCCGGGAGTTCCCGCAGGACCCGCGCGAGCAGATGGACCTGGCCATAAGGGCCGTCTTCGACTCCTGGAACGGCGACCGCGCCAAGCTCTACCGCCGCCAGGAGCGCATCCCCGGCGACCTGGGCACCGCCGTCAACATCTGCTCCATGGTCTTCGGCAACCTCGGCCCGGACTCCGGCACCGGCGTCGCCTTCACCCGCGACCCCGCCAGCGGCCACCAGGGCGTCTACGGCGACTACCTGCAGAACGCGCAGGGCGAGGACGTCGTCGCCGGCATCCGCAACACCATGCCGCTCGCCGAGCTGGAGCGCATCGACAAGACGTCGTACGACCAGCTGATGCAGATCATGGAGACGCTGGAGACGCACTACCGCGACCTGTGCGACATCGAGTTCACGATCGAGCGCGGCAAGCTGTGGATGCTCCAGACCCGCGTCGGCAAGCGCACCGCGGGCGCCGCCTTCCGCATCGCGACGCAGCTGGTGGACCAGGGCCTGATCAGCGAGGCCGAGGCGCTCCAGCGGGTGACCGGCAACCAGCTCGCGCAGCTGATGTTCCCGCGCTTCGACGAGAAGGCGAAGACCGAGTTCCTCGGCCGGGGCATCGCCGCCTCGCCGGGTGCCGCCGTCGGCAAGGCGGTCTTCGACTCGTACACCGCCGTCAAGTGGTCCCGCTCGGGTGAGAAGGTCATCCTCATCCGCCGGGAGACCAACCCCGACGACCTCGACGGCATGATCGCCGCCGAGGGCATCCTGACCTCGCGCGGCGGCAAGACCTCGCACGCCGCCGTCGTCGCCCGCGGCATGGGCAAGACCTGCGTCTGCGGCGCCGAGGAGCTCGAAGTCGACACCAAGCGGCGGCGGATGACCGCTCCGGGCGGGATCGTCATCGAGGAGGGCGACGTCGTGTCCATCGACGGATCGTCCGGCAAGGTCTACCTCGGCGAGGTCCCCGTCGTCCCGTCGCCGGTCGTCGAGTACTTCGAGGGCCGGATGCACGCGGGCGCCGACGACGCCGACGGGCTCGTCCAGGCCGTGCACCGGATGATGGCCTACGCGGACCGGATGCGCCGGCTGCGCGTCCGCGCCAACGCCGACAACGCCGAGGACGCCGCGCGCGCCCGCCGGTTCGGCGCCCAGGGCATCGGCCTCTGCCGCACCGAGCACATGTTCCTCGGCGAGCGCCGCGAGCTGGTCGAGCGGCTGATCCTGGCCGACACCGAGACCGAGCGCGACGAGGCCCTCGGCGCCCTGCTGCCGCTCCAGAAGGCCGACTTCGTCGAGCTGTTCGAGGCCATGGACGGCCTCCCGGTCACCGTCCGGCTGCTGGACCCGCCGCTGCACGAGTTCCTCCCGGACATCACCGAGCTGTCGGTGCGCGTCGCGCTCGCCGAGGCCCGCCAGGAGGCGCACGAGAACGAACTGCGCCTGCTCCAGGCCGTGCACAAGCTGCACGAGCAGAACCCGATGCTCGGTCTGCGCGGCGTCCGCCTCGGGCTCGTCATCCCCGGCCTGTTCGCCATGCAGGTCCGGGCGATCGCCGAGGCCGCGGCCGAGCGGCGGAACGCCAAGGGCGACCCGCGCGCCGAGATCATGATCCCGCTGGTGGGCACGGTCCAGGAGCTGGAGATCGTCCGCGAGGAGGCCGAGCGCGTCATCGCCGACGTCGAGGCCGCCACCGGCACCAGCCTCAAGCTCACCCTGGGCACCATGATCGAGCTGCCGCGCGCCGCCCTGACGGCCGGTCAGATCGCGGAGGCCGCCGAGTTCTTCTCGTTCGGCACCAACGACCTGACGCAGACGGTCTGGGGCTTCTCCCGGGACGACGTGGAGGCCAGCTTCTTCACCGCGTACCTGGAGAAGGGCATTTTCGGCGTCAGCCCGTTCGAGACGATCGACAAGGACGGCGTCGGGTCCCTGGTGCGGGCCGCGGCCGAGGCCGGCCGGGCCACCCGCCCCGACCTCAAGCTCGGCGTCTGCGGCGAGCACGGCGGCGACCCGGAGTCGGTGCACTTCTTCCACGAGGTGGGCCTGGACTACGTCTCCTGCTCCCCGTTCCGCATCCCCGTCGCCCGCCTGGAGGCCGGCCGCGCCGCCGCCCTGACCGGGGCGGTGAGCGACAGCCGGTGA
- the dusB gene encoding tRNA dihydrouridine synthase DusB, protein MTQLQIGPHTVQPPVVLAPMAGITNAPFRTLCREFSGGKGLFVSEMITTRALVERDAKTMRLIHFDGSEKPRSIQLYGVDPLYVGRAVRMIVDEDLADHIDLNFGCPVPKVTRKGGGSALPYKRNLLRAILREAVGNAGSLPVTMKMRKGIDDDHITFLDAGRIAVEEGVTAIALHGRTAAQHYGGTADWDSIARLKEAVPEIPVLGNGDIWSADDAVRMMRETGCDGVVVGRGCLGRPWLFGDLVAAFDPDGPREPAAPTLREVARVMLRHAELLGEWLESEERGVIDFRKHVAWYTKGFSIGSELRRQLAVTSSLAELDALLSGLDLDQAWPAGADGPRGRTSGRSRVVLPDGWLDDPYDCAVVGADAELDTSGG, encoded by the coding sequence ATGACGCAGCTCCAGATCGGTCCGCACACCGTGCAGCCGCCGGTGGTCCTGGCCCCGATGGCCGGCATCACGAACGCGCCCTTCCGCACGCTGTGCCGCGAGTTCTCGGGTGGCAAGGGGCTCTTCGTCAGCGAGATGATCACCACCCGGGCGCTGGTCGAGCGGGACGCCAAGACCATGCGGCTGATCCACTTCGACGGCAGCGAGAAGCCGCGCTCGATCCAGCTCTACGGCGTGGACCCGCTCTACGTCGGCCGCGCCGTCCGCATGATCGTGGACGAGGACCTGGCCGACCACATCGACCTCAACTTCGGCTGCCCCGTCCCCAAGGTCACCCGCAAGGGCGGCGGCTCCGCCCTCCCCTACAAGCGGAACCTGCTGCGCGCCATCCTCCGCGAGGCCGTCGGCAACGCCGGGTCGCTGCCCGTCACCATGAAGATGCGCAAGGGCATCGACGACGACCACATCACCTTCCTGGACGCCGGCCGGATCGCCGTCGAGGAGGGCGTCACCGCCATCGCCCTGCACGGCCGCACCGCCGCCCAGCACTACGGCGGCACCGCCGACTGGGACTCCATCGCCCGGCTGAAGGAGGCCGTCCCGGAGATCCCCGTGCTCGGGAACGGCGACATCTGGTCGGCCGACGACGCCGTGCGGATGATGCGCGAGACCGGCTGCGACGGCGTCGTGGTCGGACGCGGCTGCCTCGGCCGGCCCTGGCTGTTCGGCGACCTGGTCGCCGCCTTCGACCCCGACGGGCCGCGCGAGCCCGCCGCGCCCACGCTGCGCGAGGTGGCGCGGGTCATGCTGCGCCACGCGGAGCTGCTGGGGGAGTGGCTGGAGAGCGAGGAGCGCGGAGTCATCGACTTCCGCAAGCACGTCGCCTGGTACACGAAGGGGTTCTCGATCGGGTCCGAGCTGCGGAGGCAGCTGGCCGTGACGTCGTCGCTGGCGGAGCTGGACGCTCTTCTGAGCGGGCTCGATCTGGATCAGGCGTGGCCCGCGGGGGCGGACGGGCCGCGGGGGCGGACGTCGGGGCGTAGTCGGGTCGTGCTGCCGGACGGGTGGCTGGACGATCCGTACGACTGCGCTGTGGTCGGCGCGGACGCGGAGCTCGACACGTCGGGTGGGTGA